Proteins encoded in a region of the Deltaproteobacteria bacterium genome:
- a CDS encoding DUF4160 domain-containing protein, translating into MPVIARFYGIIIKMYFSQSEHGIPHFHAIYGEFNAVFAIESLEMIEGDLPDRAQRLVKEWAGFYQKELSEMWNRQEFRQLPGLE; encoded by the coding sequence ATGCCGGTTATAGCCAGATTTTACGGCATCATAATCAAGATGTACTTCAGTCAAAGCGAACACGGAATCCCTCACTTTCATGCGATTTACGGGGAGTTCAATGCTGTTTTTGCTATCGAATCATTAGAGATGATTGAAGGGGATTTGCCGGATAGAGCTCAACGACTTGTCAAAGAATGGGCTGGCTTTTACCAAAAGGAATTATCGGAAATGTGGAATCGTCAAGAATTTA